The following proteins come from a genomic window of Nitrosopumilaceae archaeon AB1(1):
- a CDS encoding hydrolase, which yields MSSEKDELIKTQKQVIGILFEIIKQFQNNKNLDDEYLEIISSKDMTDTSRLDEILKERTQNSSIINTLLKQLDT from the coding sequence ATGTCCTCAGAAAAGGATGAATTAATTAAAACACAAAAACAAGTTATTGGAATTCTCTTTGAAATTATAAAACAGTTTCAAAATAATAAAAATCTAGATGATGAATATTTGGAGATTATCTCCTCTAAAGATATGACAGATACATCTCGTCTAGACGAAATTCTTAAGGAGCGTACACAAAACTCGTCTATTATAAATACACTATTAAAACAGTTGGACACCTAA
- a CDS encoding VOC family protein produces the protein MQLKKVGNVILAVKDLDKSVHFYHEILGLPIKNQRRTWVDLGTTGALLSLHPASLTAEHIGGSIENGISIGFLVGDVKSAIEELKSNGITIYRDIVERDAGKNAIVLDPDEYLISLFEPSFNDSATQTGGYHGFTPQ, from the coding sequence GTGCAATTAAAAAAAGTTGGGAATGTAATCTTGGCAGTTAAAGACTTGGACAAATCTGTTCATTTTTATCATGAGATTCTGGGACTGCCAATAAAAAATCAACGAAGAACATGGGTGGACTTGGGCACCACTGGGGCCTTGTTGAGTCTACACCCTGCTTCACTTACTGCTGAACACATTGGTGGTTCTATTGAGAATGGGATCTCTATTGGATTTCTAGTAGGGGATGTAAAATCTGCCATTGAGGAATTAAAGTCCAACGGTATCACAATTTACAGAGATATCGTAGAGCGTGATGCAGGCAAGAATGCTATAGTTTTAGATCCTGATGAATATTTAATATCTTTGTTTGAGCCATCATTTAATGACTCTGCAACTCAAACAGGCGGTTATCATGGCTTTACACCACAATAA